Proteins encoded together in one Impatiens glandulifera chromosome 1, dImpGla2.1, whole genome shotgun sequence window:
- the LOC124920020 gene encoding uncharacterized acetyltransferase At3g50280-like, with protein MKSPVIRFISDSSVKPEFISDESKQPLYFSQWDLAMLSVLYIQKGLLFRKPTSMSDENLQSFLQKLKKSLSLTLVHFYPLAGRLVTIKQQNPHLYSVYVDCNNSSGARFLHAAVDLTIEDVLSPKDVPLIVQSFFDHDRAINHDGHVRPLLTIQVTELIDGIFIGCSINHALADGTSYWHFFNTFSEIFNNMEKGSSENSISRPPDFKRWFPAGHGPILSLPYTHHDEFTFRIESPVLRERIFHFSVESLANLKSKANKESKPNVAGKISSLQALSALMWRCITRARQMEDDRKTSCRLALNARTRLQPPLSGNYFGNCIQAVPGTTTAGELLRQSLGLTAGLLHEAVAGQTDEVLRDWVDAWIRKPAIYNLSVFDPDSVMMGSSPRFDMYGNEFGLGKALAVRSGYAHKFDGKVTLYPGREGGGSMDLEVTLLPDFMGRLESDPEFLKAMCNGN; from the exons ATGAAATCTCCGGTCATAAGATTCATCTCAGACAGCTCCGTCAAGCCGGAGTTCATCTCCGACGAGTCCAAACAACCACTTTACTTCTCTCAATGGGATCTAGCCATGCTCTCCGTTCTATACATCCAAAAAGGTCTCCTTTTTCGCAAACCCACTTCAATGTCAGACGAAAATCTTCAATCTTTTCTTCAAAAACTCAAGAAATCTCTCTCTTTAACCCTAGTCCATTTCTACCCACTCGCCGGACGTTTAGTTACAATCAAACAACAAAATCCCCATCTTTATTCCGTCTATGTCGATTGTAACAACAGCTCCGGCGCTAGATTTCTTCACGCCGCCGTTGATTTGACCATTGAAGATGTTCTTTCTCCGAAAGATGTCCCACTTATAGTACAATCGTTCTTTGATCATGATAGAGCGATTAATCACGACGGCCATGTTAGGCCATTGTTGACTATACAG GTGACGGAATTGATTGATGGGATCTTCATTGGCTGTTCGATTAATCATGCACTTGCTGATGGTACATCGTATTGGCATTTTTTCAATACCTTTTCTGAGATTTTCAATAATATGGAAAAGGGTAGTTCTGAAAACTCTATTTCCCGGCCGCCGGATTTCAAACGATGGTTTCCGGCCGGACATGGTCCGATTCTTAGCTTACCGTATACCCATCACGACGAATTCACATTCCGTATCGAATCACCTGTTTTAAGAGAAAGAATCTTTCATTTCTCAGTTGAATCATTAGCTAATCTGAAATCAAAAGCAAACAAAGAATCCAAACCAAATGTCGCCGGAAAAATCTCTTCTTTACAGGCTTTATCTGCTCTTATGTGGCGGTGCATTACCCGGGCACGGCAAATGGAGGATGATCGTAAAACCAGCTGCCGACTAGCACTCAATGCTCGAACTAGGCTTCAACCGCCATTGTCGGGGAATTATTTTGGGAATTGTATACAAGCGGTGCCGGGGACGACCACCGCCGGCGAATTGCTCCGGCAAAGCTTGGGGTTGACGGCTGGATTGCTTCATGAGGCTGTGGCTGGACAGACAGATGAGGTATTGAGGGATTGGGTGGATGCGTGGATAAGAAAACCGGCTATATATAATTTGAGTGTTTTTGACCCGGATAGTGTAATGATGGGTAGTTCGCCCCGTTTTGATATGTATGGAAATGAATTCGGGTTAGGAAAAGCTCTTGCTGTTCGGAGCGGTTATGCCCATAAGTTTGATGGTAAAGTTACGTTGTACCCGGGTCGTGAAGGTGGAGGaagtatggatcttgaggtaaCCCTTTTGCCCGATTTTATGGGTCGACTTGAATCCGACCCGGAGTTCTTGAAGGCTATGTGTAATGGGAATTGA